DNA sequence from the Raineyella sp. LH-20 genome:
CGGCATGTTCCACCTCCGCGACCGACGCCCCGAGGTGTACGCGCCTCTCGCCGACCCGGTCGTCCAGGCGACCGCCCGCTGGCGAGACCTGCCCTGCGCCTGACGCCGGCCCACCGACACCTGACCACACCAAGGAGCACAACGACCCATGACCACATCATCCGCACGCACGCCATCGGGACCCTCGACCGACGAGTTCGTCCCCGTGGTCGTCATCGGGGCCGGTCAGGCCGGCCTGTCCGTCAGCTGGTTCCTCGGGCACGAGGGCATCGACCACGTCGTCCTCGAGGCCGACAGCCCCGTCCATGCCTGGCGGGACACCCGCTGGGATCGATTCACCCTGGTCACGCCCAACTGGCACTGCCGGCTCCCCGGGCGTCACTACGACGGTCCCGAGCCGGACGGCTTCATGACCCGCGACGAACTCGCCGACTGGCTGGAGGACTGGGTCGCCTCCTTCAACGCCCCGGTGCGTACGAGGACCCGGGCCACCAAGCTCGAGCGGCTCGATGCGGACCGCCTGGTCGTCGACGTCGAGGACTCCGAGGGGACGCACCGCATCGTCTGCTCCGACGTCGTGATCGCCACCGGCGGCTATCCCATCCCAGTCATCCCCCCGTACGCCCACTCCCTCGACCGCTCCGTCCACCAGGTCCACTCCGAGGACTATCGCCATCCCGATCAGTTGCCCGAGGGGGCGGTCCTGGTCGTCGGGTCGGGACAGTCAGGCTGCCAGATCGCGGAGGACCTCCATCTCGCCGGGCGCCAGGTCCACCTCGCCGTCGGCAACGCGCCGCGGGTGGCCCGCACCTACCGTGGGCGCGACTGCATGACCTGGCTCGCCGAGATGGGTGTCTACGACATCGGCTCCCAGGAGTTCCCCGGCGGGCGCGTCGCCCGGGACAAGACCAACCACTACGTCACCGGCCGGGACGGCGGGCGCGACATCGACCTGCGCCAGTTCGCGGCCGAGGGCATGCGGCTCTACGGCCACCTCGTCGACGGGCGGGACGCCGCGCTGCGCTTCGCACCGGACCTCACGGCCTGTCTGGACCATGCCGACAGCGTCTACAACTCCATCTGCGGCGACATCGACGCCTGGATCGACCGGCAGGGCATCGCTGCACCGCGGATGTCCCGCTACGAGCCCGTCTGGACGCCCCCGTACGACCCGACCGAGCTCGATCTCCGCGCCGAGGGAATCACCTCGATCATCTGGTCCATCGGCTTCCGCCCGGACTACGCCTGGATCCAGCTGCCCGCGTTCGACGGCGGCGGCCACCCGATGCAGAACCGAGGCATCACCGCCGTGCCGGGACTGAGCTTCATCGGCCTGCCCTGGATGCACACCTGGGGCTCGGGACGCTTCTTGGGCCTGGAACAGGACGCGGCGCACGTGGCCGCGCACATCGTCGAGCGGCAGCGCGGCCTCACCGCCACGGACCCTGCCCGGATCGCCTGACCCACCCGATCCACACGCCTGACCCACCCGATCCATACGGAGGAGACATGCCCGCATCCACCGACCCGATCCGGCGACCGGAAGCGCCAGCATTCGTGGTGGGCTTCGCCGACCGGGACGACCTCGCCGCTTACCACCGGCTCCGGCACGACGCCTTCGTCGACGAGCAGGGCCTGTTCGAGAACGACCACGACGAGCACGACGAGGACCCGCGCACCCGGGTGCTCGTGGCCCGGACCCCGCGGGGCGACGTCATCGGGGGCGTACGCCTGGGCCCGCTCTGCTCACCGGACATCGGCTGGTGGCGGGGCTCCCGGCTCGTGGTCGCCTCGACCAGCCGGCTGCACCTGGGGGTGGGCCCGGCTCTCGTCCGGGCAGCGTGCGACGAGGCAGCGGCCCGCGGGGTGCTCCGGTTCGACGCCCTGGTGCAGGAGCGCCACTCCCGGCTCTTCGCCAGGCTGGGCTGGCAGCGCCGGGCGGACTGCAGCCTTGCCGGGATGCCCCATGCCCGGATGGAGTGGCCCATCGACCGTCTGGCCCGCCACGCCCTCGCCGCGAAGTCCTACCTGGGGGATCTGCTCCGTCCGCTGGCTGCGGTGCCGGGAGGTCTGGGCAGCGCGGGGTTCGTCGGCGACGACGGTGCCCCGGTGCCCGGCAGCGACCTCGTCGCCGCCTGTGACGCCGTCCTGCCCAGCATGGTCGAGCACGACCCGGAATGGGCCGGTTGGTGCGCCGTCCTGGTCAACCTGAGCGACATCTCCGCGATGGGCGCCCGGGCCGTCGGTCTCCTCAACGCCCTGGGGACGCCGACGACCGACCACGCCCGGCGGGTGATCCGCGGGGTCGCCGACGCCTCCGTCGCCTGGGGCGTACCGGTCCTCGGCGGGCACACCCAGATCGGGGT
Encoded proteins:
- a CDS encoding MSMEG_0569 family flavin-dependent oxidoreductase, producing the protein MTTSSARTPSGPSTDEFVPVVVIGAGQAGLSVSWFLGHEGIDHVVLEADSPVHAWRDTRWDRFTLVTPNWHCRLPGRHYDGPEPDGFMTRDELADWLEDWVASFNAPVRTRTRATKLERLDADRLVVDVEDSEGTHRIVCSDVVIATGGYPIPVIPPYAHSLDRSVHQVHSEDYRHPDQLPEGAVLVVGSGQSGCQIAEDLHLAGRQVHLAVGNAPRVARTYRGRDCMTWLAEMGVYDIGSQEFPGGRVARDKTNHYVTGRDGGRDIDLRQFAAEGMRLYGHLVDGRDAALRFAPDLTACLDHADSVYNSICGDIDAWIDRQGIAAPRMSRYEPVWTPPYDPTELDLRAEGITSIIWSIGFRPDYAWIQLPAFDGGGHPMQNRGITAVPGLSFIGLPWMHTWGSGRFLGLEQDAAHVAAHIVERQRGLTATDPARIA
- a CDS encoding MSMEG_0567/sll0787 family protein → MPASTDPIRRPEAPAFVVGFADRDDLAAYHRLRHDAFVDEQGLFENDHDEHDEDPRTRVLVARTPRGDVIGGVRLGPLCSPDIGWWRGSRLVVASTSRLHLGVGPALVRAACDEAAARGVLRFDALVQERHSRLFARLGWQRRADCSLAGMPHARMEWPIDRLARHALAAKSYLGDLLRPLAAVPGGLGSAGFVGDDGAPVPGSDLVAACDAVLPSMVEHDPEWAGWCAVLVNLSDISAMGARAVGLLNALGTPTTDHARRVIRGVADASVAWGVPVLGGHTQIGVAPALSVTALGAAVSPIPASAARAGDALRVTVDTGGGWRPGYPGRQWDSSSRRSAEELRALARLVPDNSPRAAKDISMAGMIGTIGMMCEASGVGAEVDMTAVPRPAAAAVADWLTCFPGYGMITADAPGTGFDTHRTPVDTATCGMATAAPGVRLRWPDGEVTDAVPPAVTHLGAA